TTATGTTTTATTTTCATATAGCATAGATATTTTAATTCATTCTTGCTGGTAGCATTTAATGCCTTAGTGCTGAATGCAGCAAAAACATCCTGATTCCTGAAGAAACTCTCTGGTTCTCTTTTTcccttttcttgttttttttaacATCCAAGCCTGTATAATATGCCCCAACGGTTCCTCCATAGCCTTAACAAAGAATCTGAACTACTCGTACTTTGTAACACTTAAATACACTTGACAGCGATGACAAGAAGTTTTTACTTATTTCACTAATTGTTCATTCTTGCTCCAGATTCATGTTCAAACTTATGTATTGAAGACAGCACCATAAGTGTCAGTCATGAAGCAATTTCACTGAAAAGCGGATGGGACAAGTATGGCATTTCCTTTGGGAGGCCTACGTTTGACATTCGTATCAGCAGAGTGGATCTGCTATCATCTTCTGGAGCTGCTCTTGCATTTGGGAGTGAGATGTCTGGTGGGATTTCAGATATTCATGTTAACCACCTTCGGATACATGATTCCTACAAAGGTATTTCTTTCAAGACATCACCAGGCCGTGGGGGTTACATAGAGGAAGTGGTCATCTCGGAGGTACAAATGGAAAATGTACATGTTGGCATTGAGTTCACTGGTAACTGTTCAACCCACCCAGATGACAGTTTCGACCTGTCTGACCTCCCGAAGATCGATCAAGTCACCATGAAGAACATGGTCGGCACAAACATCTCGGTTGCTGGAGTTTTGTCAGGAATCGATAGTGCCCCATTCACAGCTATCTGCCTTTCCGATCTCAATTTCTCAATGGCTGCTGATTCTGGTTCGAGTTCTTGGTCTTGTTCCAATGTTTCTGGCTACTCTGAGGCGGTCTTTCCTGAACCTTGCACAGAGCTCCGTGATCCATCCTCCAGTCCTTCCATCTGCTTCTCCCTTGGTAGCTACAGTGCCATTGCAACAGCATAAATGTTCATCCTTCCATTTCTTATTCTCCCCATTTCTTGCTGCAGTCCTTGCACGATCCAATCGAGCCTCCATCACCATCTTTTTCTCAATTCTTTCCCAATAAACAACTCAGGAAAAAAGAACAATATCACTGCCCCCTCTCATGGCCCTGAGGCTCGGATTATAAGCTGCATGATGACCTTGAAGGGGAAGAATCAAGTGGGGTTGTGTGGACAGCTAGGTGCTTGCTTGTACAGCTAAATTTCTTTATTCAATCTGTAAGAAGGATTTTTTTTGGTAGGTGTTGAGTGCAGAACAGTTGCTTCATACTATTGTCATCTGGTTATAAATTATCAAACATCATGATTAAATTATATGTGTATATTCCATCCCCCCCTTTGAGCGTTCATTCAGTCTGATTGATTGAAAGGCATGGCATGTTATCTTGTAAGTTTGACAGGCTGGCTGTGAATGTAGAGCCAGGGTGCTTTGGTATATATAAATGAACAACTTGCTGTCAATTGGGTTGTTAGACTGATGTTCATTGCTGCTTTTGTCCTCTCTGGGGGACATTATTAGCTTGGCACAATTGGCATGGTTTGCTCCAATGAGGGCATGTATGTTAGGTTTGCCAATTGTGCAAGCCTCTTCAACTGCCACCTGCTGCCGAACAACTGATAGAAAGTTGTAGAGACTTGAGAGCCGGTGACCATGTTTGAGCTGTTCATCATGGCCTTCTTCTTGTACCCTTTAGAGGAATCTCTTGGTATCGTAAAGGTTGTTGAAGTTTTGTTATGTTCCTGTAGGGCTGCAGGaactattatattatatatatgaaataTGAACTAAACTTATACAATAGGTTTGTACTTATTAGATTTTCATTCAGTAGGTTTAGTTGCTTACCCGGGTAGGGTCTGGagttaatttttttttttcattttttttggtgATTTGGTGTGTTTGTCAGGCTGTTTTGCTGTTGTTTTTTCTTATTGATTCCGTCTCCACACAGGTGAACTTATATATATTGCTGTTCTCTAATCCAAGGCACTTTTTGTGTCCGGATCTTCATGCTACCATTTCAGATtatatgtttttattttttttaatcccTATCCCCTCTACTTCAATTGCTTCCTCTGACGACACAACCTAACTCCTAAACACCGCCACAGCAGCCAAGCCGCCATCTTTGTTTTCCACCGCGATGCAACGCTGAGTTTATTCACGAAACACATAATTCATATAAAAAAAAGACAATACAGTCAATGGTGCAGCATGCCAGAAAATCAAGGGGGCACAATTTGAGTTGCTAACCGGCCAAAACACGGTCTTTACCGAAGCCACCGCCACGAGAGACAGGCGCCACCGCCGCTTGTAGGGcccctctccttcctctccggcgcATTTGCCAGGATAAGAAGGGAGGGGATCCATTCTTTTTTTTTCGTAATTTTTCTATCTAGTTGCTTAGAGTTTAGTTAAATAAATCTTTCGGtaaaatctgatgattttttgtcGGTATCATGTTTCCTGCGATGACTTCGGTGATTGCCACGACGAGATCACTGTTGCAGGCGTTGATTTCATCGACAGGCGGCCAATTTGTGGCCTTTATCTGCAAGGAGAGAGGTGCTTTTGGGAGCCCCTATGAGGAAGCGACTCTGGGTCATCGATCTCATCGTTGATAGTCACAGAGAGGATTTCAAAGTCCCCAAGTGATGAATCTGCAGCCTATGTCGTACCCAACGATGCAACTGCCAATATTATTTCAGCGATTTAGATGCGCTTCGAACTGGTTCTGAAGCGTTGGATCTTGCGACATGCTCAATGTTTTGGGGTTGGTCATTGGATTCGGTATAAGAATTGCACTTTGACTCCGGCGTTCGAGGGaagtcattggagaagaagacaGAAGAATCTGGATATaatattatgtattttttatttcagATTTTTTCATGTGTAATTTAGAGATATACTATGCCAAAATTTAATATAAGTCACCTTCCCTTACGAAAAAAATTGAGTTGCTACACTTGCCATGCAGATTCACTTTATTATCCTCTAGCTGCTTGTGATTAGACCACATGTTTGCACCGACTTCGACGCCCTATTTATCTTGTCCAACAGCAGCCGCATCATCAAACACAGCTGTCGAGGTCAGTAAAGCCACGCGGAGCAAGGAGATAGGAGCCTAATTTTGCCTCTACTTGGCTCTACCCTGAATACAGTAAGGCAACACTCCTTAAGTCCACATACATAATTAAAAGTCTAAAATTGCATCCCACAAAGTCTAAATCTACATATACTGAAATTAAATCCTAAAAAATATTTATtaaatttattaattaattttgaTGTACGATCTTGATCTATGTGAATCTTGATGGTTGGTACAAGGAGTAAAATTCTATAGCTTGACCCTGCAGATACAACTCACATGAGTGAAAGTTGCGAGTAGCGACTCTGGGGACCTCTAAAGGACTTAGGGGTTAGCACTGTGTCTGTCGAGAGGACAACCCGAGGTGCTACCCAAGTGGTCCAGGGCAGAACCCTCGTGGTGGCTGCCGTGACATTGCATCTTTATCTCATTTAAATTTTCGCATTTTCTATCGTGTACCTAGGTTGTATACTTACTATTCTAGATAGATAGCAACACACTTAGCAAAACCTTAGatgcgcgtgtagatagattactttcttacATGGGTTTTGATAAGTGGAATTAAAAGCCAAGTTTAGAGTATAAGTTTTAGAAGCCTAAATCACccttcttaggcgtcatggttctTTCAAGTAGGATCAGAGCCAGTTGGCTAAATTTAGACCTTTGGTTTAACCACCATTGAGTGaacactatttagagtggttaggaTGATGATTACCCATGGCCCTCTGGCCTCTGCACCGTGATGGCACTAATTTCCCCTATTTGAGTACTAGAATGAATTGCTATGTATGTAGAAGCGGTTGATCTAGGTGTTTGGAGCGTCACTTGTGGTGGGATAAAACACCTAAAAAGTCCCCAAAAAATCCACCacgagtgatgaaaaagaaattctCTAAATGCtcgagctaaaaattgcttgtttgaatcaatGAGCATAGACACTTTTAACCGTGTTCACTTGAActaaattatataaaatttggttaaaattacaTGACCTCCATCACATATCAAGCATCATCCGTGAGAAAAAAACATTGCTTAACTTAACAAACCTATGATTCTTTCACTATGAAATAGAAGTCTGTGAGCAAAAAGTTGAATAGGGATTTTCCGCCTCCCATTTCATTAAGGAACATATCTGAACAAACTTCATATGTATGATCTTTCCAATTCTTTTTTCTTAACTGAGCTGTGAAAGTTAGAAGTCCTTGACTGCACGCTCTTGGTGATATTTGATTCGAGTTGGTCATGCTGTAGAACTTCATAGTATACTACACTAGTAGCAATAGGTTCTAGTTGGTCTACGGTGCAGAGCTTCATAAAGCCTTGTTTTTTCCAAAATGCAATTGCCTGTTCTGATAAACAAGAAGTAATGATGTTTAGGGTTTGACTGAAGCACAATAGAATTTTTTTATGGTGCAATGTCTCATGACAAATGAATACACATGGGCTAGAAAATCACAGTCATTTTGAACCCTGTTAAATTTTCACTCGTGCAAAGGTGAATGCCTATAAACTACTAGTGAAGTGCCCAATCCTTTTATGAAAGCTATACCATAGTTTACAGGAGACGAATTTACAGTTACACGAAAGAATTGGCTACAATCAATAATGTATATTTTACATTGGCAGTTTGCCTATACGTACACCAATATTTCCTACACATTTTGCATTGCTGATTAGTTTAGTGATACGGATATGGTAGCGCCTTTTGGGAGCAATATTGTCTCCGATTTTTACCATAGGAGGATCATCCGATCATGACTTGCTGGTGCTGAGATGGACCGTGATAAACAACGGCGTGATCGAATGAGGCAGTTGCTAgagttgttgctgcaggaagctgATGGTCAGAGATTCAGTCATGGTCCACACGAGAGACCGAAATCAGTTAAACACATAATgccaaagaaaaaaaattcatAACTGCCCATTTTTTATAATCTCAACCATGAGGAGATGACATTCCCTGGATTAAACTTATTTAACAATGGAGTATACATCTATCAGAACAACTCAAACTATGAGGCTTGAGCAAAGCCATGTTGATCTATATATGCACCATGCTGTTAAATGTATTAAGAAGAGGAAAAGAAAAGAAGTTTACTTTTCAAACCTCAACTATGAAACGATTCCTTTGACACCCTACGCTATCAAAATCGTTCACGTTTGGCTCAAATTTGTTTTTCTAGTGATGTGGAGACATGAGCAACGAAATAGTTTTGCATTTTAGAAAATTAGGGAACATATATAATTTATGATTTTGTCTGCACTTGTACACATATAGATTCTATATCCAAAATATttgaaaaaagtctacttaacccccacctttcatacatggtctactttacccccaactatgaaaccgtctgtttt
This sequence is a window from Miscanthus floridulus cultivar M001 chromosome 10, ASM1932011v1, whole genome shotgun sequence. Protein-coding genes within it:
- the LOC136485897 gene encoding probable polygalacturonase isoform X4 gives rise to the protein MRDQAPPGSRPHSVTITEFGAVGDGRTLNTVPFQNAVFYVRSFADKGGAQLYVPRGRWLTGSFNLTSHLTLYLEQGAVIVGVKDSSQWPIAEPLPSYGQGTDLPGPRHRSLINGYNLTDVVITGNNGVIDGQGLVWWQWLRSHELNYSRPHILEFLYSEDIVISNLTFLNSPAWSIHPVYCSNVKVHNVTIETSLDAPLTDGIVPDSCSNLCIEDSTISVSHEAISLKSGWDKYGISFGRPTFDIRISRVDLLSSSGAALAFGSEMSGGISDIHVNHLRIHDSYKGISFKTSPGRGGYIEEVVISEVQMENVHVGIEFTGNCSTHPDDSFDLSDLPKIDQVTMKNMVGTNISVAGVLSGIDSAPFTAICLSDLNFSMAADSGSSSWSCSNVSGYSEAVFPEPCTELRDPSSSPSICFSLGSYSAIATA